In a single window of the Arachis hypogaea cultivar Tifrunner chromosome 6, arahy.Tifrunner.gnm2.J5K5, whole genome shotgun sequence genome:
- the LOC112695538 gene encoding rapid alkalinization factor: MARFNLCVVLVICASILVVMASSPTTTTADAGDHFNPMGMVGGWVASKKGSGSSCKGSIAECMEAGEEEFDLDSEINRRILATTKYISYGALQRNTVPCSRRGASYYNCRPGAQANPYNRGCSAITRCRS; encoded by the coding sequence ATGGCGAGATTCAATTTGTGTGTGGTCCTCGTGATTTGTGCGAGCATCTTGGTGGTGATGGCTTCGTCGCCGACAACAACGACAGCGGATGCAGGGGACCACTTCAACCCCATGGGAATGGTTGGAGGATGGGTAGCTTCCAAGAAAGGTTCAGGCTCCTCCTGCAAGGGCTCCATAGCAGAGTGCATGGAAGCAGGTGAAGAAGAGTTTGACTTGGACTCTGAGATCAACCGGCGCATCTTAGCCACAACCAAGTACATCAGCTACGGTGCGCTCCAGAGGAACACTGTTCCCTGCTCTCGCCGTGGCGCTTCCTACTACAATTGTCGCCCTGGTGCTCAGGCCAACCCTTACAATCGTGGCTGCAGCGCCATCACAAGGTGCAGgagctaa